DNA from Prevotella melaninogenica:
TGGACATATCATCAAGTGCGAGAAGGTGAAGAAGAGTAAGAAGCTCTTGCAGTTCACTATCGACGATGGTTCGGGTGTTGAGCGCACCATTCTCAGTGGTATTGCAGCCTACTACGAGCCAGAGCAGCTCACTGGTAAGGACGTTCTCTTCGTTGCTAACTTTGCTCCTCGCAAGATGATGGGCATCGAGAGTCAGGGAATGATACTCTCTGCCGTTAATTTCGATGGCTCACTCTCTGTAACAACAACTATGGGTGAGGTGAAACCAGGTAGTCAAGTGGGATAAGATAAGCCTAATCGGCTTTTTTCAAATAACCTTAAAAGGCAATTATAATGTGTGAATCTCCACACTTTATAATTGCCTTTTTTATTAAGTTTCAATACCTTAGAATAATACGCTAAGTTCGTTGACTCTTTTTGTTTACATCATGGTTTGAAGAAAAGAAATCTCTCACTTTCAAACTAAACTCTGCTCTCCTTCTCACCTTTACATCTCATAGACAGTAATTGAAAGTCCAAAGACACATACATATTACATATTAGAAATACTCCTTTACGGCAAACTCAAACTGTTCCATGAATATTTGCTTAAAGGCATAAAGGCTATTTTGCTCATAAAAGATAAGCATAGCTTTCTTGTAGTCTATTGAGTCTACAGAACGAAAACTAAGTGGACAATAGTCATTAGCAATAAGTATTGCATTACTCGTAATACGTGCTGTGCGCTTATTCCCATCTGAGAAGGGTTGAATATAAGACAGAAGTACGAGTGTGAGTAGGGCTTTCTCAAAGATATTAGACTTACTATTGATTAGTTCACAGGCTTCTCTCATAGCCTCACGGATTTGGAATTCATTATCTAAAGGGTGGTAATTAGTACCTGTAATGCCCACACGATGACGACGAAGACCTTTATCTATAGAGAGATCCTTTGTTAGTAATTGGTGAATATCCTCTATATGACTAACCGTTAGTTCCTGTAGATAGTCTGGGTTGTCAAGGACAAAGCTCAAAGCATCCTTATGATTGAGTAGCATCACAGCCTCTTCTTTCGACTTACCTTCAGCTGTCTTGCTCTCACGGAGCAAACGTTCTGTTTCAAGCAAAGTATATGTGTTACCTTCTATTTGCGAAGACTTCCAACTAAGATCAATTCCTAACCGCTCCATCTCCTTACGATACTCATTATCAGTCAACTCATTGACATGCTGCCGAAATTCATCTTGTAATGCATCAAGGTGAGCTTGCTCTTTGTCTGAGAAAAGTCTTGTTTCTGTGAGTAGACCATTAATTAACTCAAAATTGTAACTTCTTTGCACCTGTCGCTTATCCACTTCAAGCGCGAAATAAGTATCAAGATTGAGTGGCATCAGCAACTGGGCTTGGGGAGAAAGCCTATAACGAGTAGCACGTGCTTTTCCTTCTGCCACGATGTCTCCTGCCTTAATGCCAGCTGTTATCATACGTTTCAAAGTCGCATCACTACCTTTGAAAGCCGTTCCTGTAGAAATATCACCACGAGAAGAGAGTGGATGATAATGCAGATATTGCAATATATCTCTTGATTCATTCATGACTTACAAACCTTAATCGGTGCAAATATAGCAATAAAAAGCGAATTATCGGTTCATCGCGAGCCTAAAAACGAGTAGAAAGAATGGTATTTTGAGCCGATTCTTACGCTCTATATGTTTTAAAGGCAAGCACTCGATAACTCTACACAGCCCTTAAAAGCTACATGTTCAACTCATTTTATTTACCAAAAGCAATATAAGGGACCTCCTCAAATAGTAAGAACAAAACGACAACACACAAACTCTTTTATTCGTAATCCCTTTGTTTAAGATAACTATTCAAACCTTAGTTCGTCGAAATCTTCTATTTCCGAGAGTTTCATTAATGGCTTTTTCTTCAACTTAACGACAGTCCTCTTGAACACTTCATCTATTTCAGAGTCATCATCAGAATCAGCATTAAAGTTGTAAGCATTAATATTCTCATCATCATATTCGACGCCTGTAAGAAAGTTAATGCTCGTTTTGGATAAGACTACTGGTCCACGATCATGAGACGCTTCATAGCCTATAAGCATAAAATCTGAGTTCTGATAACGGAAACAATACTCCCAATAACCATATCTACCATGGTAATAATGTAAATATAGCTTACTATCCTTTATAATTACACCCAACTCTGGAGAAAAATAATTACCTCCATCCTCATTCTCTGATGAGAAGCAGTTGTAATTCTTCGACGCAAGTTTATAACCATCTTTCTCAGTAAACAGTATGATAATACCCCTACGATTACGGTCTACAACTTTATCAAAACTGTTTTTTACGAAGCCATCCTTACGTGTTGCCTTGATGATTAACACACAGTCTTCAAGCCCATCTTTGTTCAAGTCGCCCGATATCTTCTCAAATAGTTTATAACCTTTGGGAATGAAATCAGTTATTCGCTGCTTGTCAGCAATATCATACTGACGCATATCTCCTTGTTTTTCCACCTTTGATATACGCTTCATTGACTGGCTTACTGCGGCTTGATGGTTGGCAGTATCGCCTTTTGACCGTGCCTTATCACGGCAACCTGACAGTATAAAGATCGTTAATATCAGCCCTACTACAGTCGTCTTGTTCATTTGATTCAAAACTTATATCTTATCTATTAATCATCTGTATTCAGTCTCTCTATTTCAAGTTCATCAAAATCATCTATCTCCGAGAGTTTCTTTAATGGTTCTTTCTTCAGCTTTATAACTTTCCGTACAAACTTTTCTTCCGCATCATCATCATACTTATTGACATTATCATCATCATACCTAACCCCTGTAAGGAAGTTAATACTCACTTTTCCAAGCACTGTTGGACCCTGACTACCAAATGATTCATAACCTATCAACATAAAGTCAGAGTCTTGATAACGGAAGCAATACTCCCAATAGCCATACCGACCATGAGCATAATGTACAAAAAGCTTACTATTCCTAATATCTATACTCAGGTAAGGAGCAAAATAAACTCCACCATCCTCATTCTCTGACGAGAAGCAGTTGTAATTCTTTACAGCAACTTTATAGCCTTTCTCTTCAGAGAACAGCACAATAATACCCCTACGATTTCGGTCTATCAATTTACCTTCATAATCTCTTTCAAAGCCATCCTTGCGTGTTGCCTTGATGATTAACACGCAGTCGTCAAGCCCATCTTTGTTCAAGTCGCCCGATATCTTCTCAAATAGTTTATAACCTTTGGGAATAAAATCAGTTATTCGCTGCTTGTCAGCAACATCATACTGACGCATATCTCCTTGTTTTTCCACCTTTGATATACGCTTCATTGACTGGCTTACTGCGGCTTGATGGTCAACAGTATCGGCTTTTGACCGCACCTTATCACGGCAACCTGTCAATGCCATTGCCATACAGAGCAAACAAAGAATTATCTTACTGACTTGTTTCATGTCGTATATAGTATTGCTTTCTTCTGCAAATATAGATAAAAAAAAGGATAACAAGCGACAAAAAAACACCTTTTATTATCACCAAAGTGTATGTGTTTACTAATCAAAAAGAAGGTAGATCAATAGCACAACAATCCTCTCCTACGAATTATTTTCATGACAAGAAGAATTTATTTTCATAAAGATAAATATTTATTTTCACGACAAAAAATATTTATTTTCATGAAAATAATTCGGCAACCATAGTTCTTACTTGTTTATATCGGTACTTTTAATTACTTTTGCAACCGTAGGAAATGATAGAATCGATAGTTAATTATAAAACAAAAGAGGGTTAGGAATATGAGAAGAAAGGTTTTCTACTTTTTATTATTTACGCTGTTTGCTGTTAATTGCATGGCTTTCAACCTTTCTGCCGACACCACAAAGACAAGTAAAAAGGCTGATAATCCACTGATAGAGGACGGATATGACGTCGATGCTGATACGGTTATGGGATATTATGGGAAGCCAATTCAACACCTGACAAGCTTTACGAATAACACCATAACGCTTAGTTGTCCTACACCAAACCGCTGGAAGGGCTTTTATACATGGAAGGGCTTTAAGATATCTAACTTCTATGTGAAGACGGGTGAAGCATCTTTCAAGGGAATGAATGCCGCTATTTTGTCTCCGATAACGATGACGACAAGCATAGACAGCATCACAGATTCGATCTTTACCGACCGTCTTCTTGCCATTGAATACAAGGGAAACAGATGGGTTTATAGCAATGTTATCCGTAACACGGAGGCGGATGTAATGCTAAGTTTTGAGGAGATTACGACAGGAAAAGAGGGTATAGAACTGAGTTATGAGGGTGGACAAGGATACAAATATGACTATCAACTCCTTATCAATATGTCTGATGGACAACCCTGTTTGACGAACATCTACGTTGAAGAACACAATTCTACTGCAAAGTATCAAGCCACACATCAATTCGATTTTACGGCATTTGACGACGAAGGTGACTTCTCTCTTTATCGTTACCGACGCCATTTTCCAATGCTCTTACGGATGGGAAACTATGAAGCCTTTGGTGAATAGTAACCTATGTTATCCTCCCCATAAATCGTAATCACATAAAGTATCAGCACCTAAAACCGCCAACGCAACTGAATATCAAGTCCACTTAGCGTTGAGGAATTGACTTGCTGAAGTCCTGAGGATATGTGGTCACGGTCGAAATAATGCGTGGTTGAACTGCGAAGAATTATCATAAGACGGCTCGATAGGTCTGCCCGAGCAAACAGACTATAGTGCATACCCTTACCAAAGAAGGCAGGAAAACTAAAAGAATAGAGTGGACCACGTTCATAAATATAGATACGTGAAGCGAAATCTGTCGTTTGGAAATAACCAATCATACCATTCAGCGTGAGCCACGAAAGCGGTTTCCAAGCCCCAGACTCACTCACCATATAACCGAAACTACGCTTGAGATAATTGCTTGCAACGACATCCAACTGGCTTTTACAGCTCCAAGATTCTACCGAATAAGCCAAAGAAAGACGACCACGTTGCGTCACTTCGTTGACAAGAGTGGTCTTATCTCGATTGTCTTTCTCACGTATTCTAAAGCGATAGCGAGCCAAAAGCACCCAACGTTGACGACTATAAGTTAGCATCAGTAGGTTATCCCATGCCTTACTAACTGTATGTGCGCCAAAACGAGGGTGTGAGAAATAAGCGAAATCACTATAAGCCATGAACGACAAACCCCGTTTTACATTCCAATTCGCACCAATGAGTAATCCACTTTCATTCTGAACCGCCCCATTATCACCAAAACTACGTGCGAAGAGTGCTGTGTATTGGTAGCCATAATAACGCTGAACGGCAAGTAAAGAGAGCTTAGAAGTAGGCTGATAGGAAAGGTTATTCACCATAGCAATGCTTCCTTTGCTATCCATTGCCGTCTCACCTGCCAACGACCAACGTGGATGCTGATAGCTATAGTCTGCACTTACGTTCCAAAAGTTAGTCCCTGAAGGAGCATAATGACGGTAATATAAGGACGTATTGGGCGTTAACTCCTTGTTGAAACAAGAATAAACGCCCGATAATCCCACACGAAAAGCACCCGATGACCAGCCTAAGTGGGTTCCTGCAGTAAACTGTGTGGCAACATCTTTACTGTTTATCTCACGCACAGTACGGTGATAACCAGTCTTGAGAATTGTCTTAATGGTTCCACTATCCGTTAGTGTAGCATCTATACTGCGGTAAGAAAGAAAAGTGGTTAGGTCAAGATGCTTTGCAATTCCCACCGTTGCAGCCGCTCCCTGCAGATAATTAGCAGCCGAACGAGAGGAATGTGCGCGAATACCTGTTGATTGTCTGCCTAACATTGAGAGCATGGCAAGTTTCCCAAAGCCAAAAGAATTGTTGATAATGAGTCCTTGTCCGAAGTTCACTTTATATCGTCCTACAGCCAAAGTCTTCAAGCGTCCCATCTTTCTTAACAGCAAGTAAAAACTGTAATGGTCATAACCAAGACGATTACCATACGCAAAGAAGGGTTCACCAGCATCTTGTGCGCCTAACAATCCAGCCTGAACATAATCGCCATAACGGAAGGAATAACGGAAAGAATGGGCATAAGGATAGCCAAGATAGCCTTTCTGGTCGCCTTCACGCTGATAAAAAGGAATATGACCGGTCAATAAGATGGTATGCTTTCCACCTTTTATAATTGATTTAAGTGTGGGAAACTGGTGTTGTTCTTCTACTGGAGAGACATAGACAAAATAAGGAAGAAGCTGGCGACGGAGGGCATCTAAGGATTCAATCATAGCCAACTCGCCCAATGACTGCATACCATGATATTGATAAACATAGGCTTGTATGTCCTCAATTTGTTCTGCTGTAAGAAACGGGATACGTGCAAGTTCGTCCCTACTTACCGTATTGAGGTTGAGTGGATGTTCTGAAAGGTCGGCTAATAGTTCAAAAGTTTCCTCCTTTGCATCCACGTTTTCTTCGTTACTTGCATAGAGTTCTTCAAACAATTCTTCCCAATCATAGCTCTGTTGTGCTGTAGAAGTGAGGCTAAAAAGCCCTAAAAGGCAGGTCAATAGTAGATTTCTCATTTAGTTAGACTTTCAAAGTATTAAGACAACAAATATAGTCTTTGTTACTGAGAAAAGCAAACAAAATGATGAGAAAAGTATAAAGAAAAAGGTTCTTCCTTTAAATACGTAGCTTGTTAATAGAATGAGATTAATCAACATACATGGTATGATTACTCCCAATTAGGTGGCTTTAGAATGGGGGATAAACTATGCGATAAATGTAATTAGGTATGATATCTATCTGTCTTCTACAAACAACTTATTCCTATTAGCCTAATTAGGCTATTTGGTCCAATTGGGCTAATTAGGCTAATAACTTATTATTCTGTCATAATTTTTCACATCATAATTTTGAATACATGCTCTTTTGGCTTCTAAAAGACGCCCAATTGGCTTGCAAAAGGTGCCCTTTAAGACCCTTACTAACGCCCTTTTGAAGTCCAATTAAGCACCTTTTACTTTACTACTTTATAACTAATTGATTTACTGTTGGTTGCAAACTTGCCTTTTATGTGTGTTTTTATCCTTATTTATAGATGTTTTATTTGAAATTATGTAATGATTTTTCAAAGCCTTATCAGCAGATTTTCGAAGGCTTAAAATAAATGTTTTTCAATATCAGAATTTGGGTTAAAGCAATACGAAAAGCGTCTACATATTTAACGGAAGAACCAAAGAAAAGCCCTCTCATCCTTCTCTTAGACCACGATTTATGGCAAAAGAGAAGCGATGAGAGGGTTATGACTTATGCTAATAAGCGCAAAGAGCGATAAAAGCAACGGCTGTCTTACTGGATTCTCACGCTCTTTCCGTCCTTATAACAAGCGATAGTGCGACTGCCGTTAGTATAGATATCCTCACTACCAGGCATATCCAAGGTGAAACCTGCAGCCTTTACCTGCGCCACAAGATTATCATACGCAGGCTGATTGAACACTGCAATGATAATCGCTCCATCCTTAAATGCTACGTAACTTGACACACCTTTGCGCATTGGCTTTGGATAATCCTCATACTTATCAGCGGTAAGAAGCTTTGCAAGCGCACAATTCTTATAGTACATCTTAGAGAACTTATCGAGTCGATAAACCTCATAATTTGTCTTCAATTTATAACCATATTTCTTCGTAATAGCCTCTACCTTGTCTGGATTCTGATACATATCCAAAGCGTCTGCAATACTGATTACCTCCTTCAAAGGCTCAACTGCGACAACTGGTTCTTGAGCAACTGGTGTCGTAACTGGTGCTGCTGCCTTCTGTTGTGTACCACAACTATTCAAGATTAAAGCAAGTACAAGGACGATAGGAGCTATCCATACATTCTTTTTCATAAGTTCTTTCTATTTATTTTAATGTTTTATTTATTACGTATTGGGATGCGAAAGCTATTGAAACATTGACTAAAACCAAGACTAACTATCAATGATTGCACGGATAGAAGCCTTCACTTCCGATGCAGACACAGCTTGTAAAGTACCCTTCTTTACCTCCAACAAGCTATCAGCAAAGCGTACAGCGAGTTCTAAGTCATGCGTTGATAGGAGGATAAGTTTATCCCTTTCATGTGCCATTCGCTGTAAAGACTGAAAGGTTTCAGCCTTAGAAGGAAAATCGAGGAAGGCTGTTGGCTCATCAAGTAAGATGATAGGGGTTTCTTGAGCCAGTGCTTTCGCAATCATTACCTTCTGCCTTTCGCCATCAGAAAGAGTCTGAATCATTCTCCCTCTGAGGTTTTCAATCCCCATCGTAGCGATTGCATCATCGACAACCTTACGGTCTTCCGCACGCAATCGACCAAAGAAACCTGTATAAGGCGACCTTCCCAAGCCTATTATCTCCTCTATCGTGAGGTTCTGCACATCTGGTTTTTGTGTCAAAACAATACTCACCTGCCGTGCAAGTTCCCGCTGAGAGAAAGAGCCGATATCACGATTACCCAACAAAAGGCTACCTTTCAACTTCGGAAGAAAGCCTGTGAGGGTCTTTAAAAGGGTTGATTTACCAATTCCATTCTCTCCTATCAAGCATGCTAACTGCCCACTCCGTAACTCTAAGTTGATGTCAGAGATAACAGGATGGGACAGCGAATAGCCTACTGATAACTGAGATAAGTTGATAACCATTGCGACACTAAGGACCTATCAGACGAAGAACATGACTAATATCTGTGCAATAATAACCCTGGCAAACATGCCCAAAGGATAAACCGAAGCATAACTAATGTTGCTCGTTTCACCCTTTACCGTATCGTTGGCGTAGCCCAATGCCATTGGATTAGCCATCGAACCGCAAAGGATACCACAGATAGTGCCGAAGTCAAACTTCTTCAATCGCAGGGCTATTAACCCAACAATGACAACCGGAACAACGGTAAGTGCAAAGCCTAAACCTATCCATAGCAAACCTTCTGGGCGCACAACGGTATCGAGGAAGTCTTTACCAGCATCCAAGCCTAAGCACGCCAGATAGAGTGATAAGCCCAACTTACGAAGCATGAGTGAGGCACTACGCGTCGTATAAGCAATGAAATGCAAACGAGGACCAAAGGCTCCAGCCAATATACCCATGATGATTGGACCACCAGCAATACCCAATCGGATTGGTGAGTCCATACCAGGAATGTTGAGAGGGATTGTTCCTAAAGCCAAACCAAGAAGCATTCCGAGGAAGATGACAGCAAGATTAGGTTCGTTAAGCGTCTTAACAGAGTTGCCCAAGAAGGTCTCTGCATGATCAATAGCCTCTGGTTGACCCACCAAGGTAAGGCGGTCACCATAACGAAGGACAAGGTCTTGCGTTGCCAACAGCTTGATATCAGCACGAATAACACGGCTCACATTGACATTATAAGCATCTCGCAAATGAAGTTGACCAAGCTTTTTACCATTTAACACACCGTTTGACAAGATGATAACACGGCTCTCCACCTTCGTATCAAGATGGTTCCAATCCACCTGTTCCTTATTCAAGTCGCGGTTAACCTGCTTTCCGAAGAGTATCTCCATAGCTGGAACTTCTTCGCGTTTGGACGCTACAAGCAGATTATCATTAGCTTGTAGGACCGTTGTACTCATCGGAACGATGACTTCATCACCACGCCAAATACGTGAGATAATAAACTTTCGATGTGTTCCTTTTGCTATCTCAGCGATTGTTTTACCATTAACGGCTGGATTAAGAACAACAAACTGTCCGATATAAGTATGATCGTCTTCTGCTCCCGAATGTACTACTAAGTCGGAAGGCTTCACAAAGAACTTACGAAGAAATATCATGGCAAAGATAACACCGACAACACCTAATGGATAAGTAACGGCTGTTGCCAATGCTGCCGGACCACCACTATGCCCCGCATGTTGCAATGCTTGCTGTGCTGCACCAAGTGCTGGCGTATTCGTTGTAGCACCACAAAGGATACCAACCATGCTTGACATCGGTACATTCATTGCATATGAGAGCACGACAGACATAATGGTTCCCAAGAAGATAACGCCTAAACTCCACAGATTAAACAAGGTTCCTTCATGTCGGAAAGAGCCAAAGAAGGTTGGTCCTACACTCAGTCCGAGTGTATAGACGAAGATAACCAATCCGAAAGTCTCACAGTAATTAAGCATCTGCTCATCTACCTGCAAGCCAAAACTACCCGCAGCAATACCAAAAAAGAATACAAAGGCAATACCAAGTGATATGCCTGCTACTCTAATCTTACCTAAGCCCAATCCCACTGTACAAACCAGCGAGAGGACCACGACTGCCTGTAGGGCAGAAGGAATGGCAAATAGTCCGTTAATCCAGTCCATAATTTATTGTTACAAGACACCAAGATACTTCTCCAAAGGGATTCCCCTGTTTTTGTCTTTGTTGTCTTTATTGAGATCTATCAGTTTATAAACGCCATCAATAGCCTTCTGTGTACTTGGAATTAACTCTTCACCGTCTAACAGATGACCAATGAGGATTGCCGAGAAGATATCACCCGTACCTGGGAAATGTACTGGTATCTCGGTATAAGGTAGTGTAAAATACTTATCTGTTGCATGGTTATAACCTACAACAGACGGTGTACCATCAACGAGAATAGAAGTAATCATTGCCGACTTTGTACCTATCAGTCGCAAACCATCCAGCAATCGTTTAGCTTCTTCGAAACTAACTCCCTTCTCATCATACTTACTTGATGTAAGATAACACGCTTCTGTGTAATTAGGGAAAGTAAGGTCGGCTACGCTAATCATCTCTCGCATAGAGTTGATTGTTGCAGCTGTCACACCATTATAGAGCTTTCCTTCATCACCCATAATCGGGTCTACAAAGATAGTCGTACCACGTTCAGCCTGCTCACGACAATAGTCTGCTACCAGTTTTGCCTGTCGTTCTGAAGCGATAAAGCCCGTCGCAATCGCATCAAAGCTAAAGCCAAGTTCCTTCCATACTGGGAATACGCCTTTGATATAGTCGGTTGTCTCAAGGATATTGAACTTACCATAGTCGAGCGTATTGGATACCAACGCTGTAGGGAGGTTATAAACGGGATGTCCCAAGTAGGACAATATAGGAAGCATGGCTGCCGTTGCAACCTTTCCGTATCCTGCTATGTCATTAACGAGGAGTATATGTTTCTTACTCATTATATCTTTCTTAATTGGACTACAAAGGTAGTGCAAACCACATGAACGGCAAAATAAAAACCAATAAATCACCATAATAAGTCTTGCTTTCCCTTTTCTGGCGTGGTCTCGATGCTGCGCACATGTGGTGCGGACGCCCCGCACACATCGTGCGGAGGGTTAACACGCACTGTGCGGAGGGTAAACAGCAATGAGAAGGAGGGTTATATCTATAGAAGATTATTAACAGTGAAAGGAGATAATAACCAGTAAGCGTATGAACATTGAAGCCACATGACACCACCGTTCATGGATTTTGGGACTCTTACACCTTATACTCTACAAATTATTCTCATGTAAATAATTTGTAAGCTAACACTTATAACAAGCCAAACTACCATTATATCAGCTTATTGCTGTCCGGTAAAAATAAACTGAAAGTTCTGTATCTCTTTATTCATCGGTGTTGCAGCCGTTTTACTTATCCAGGGGCTTGGTTTTTAGTTTTAAACTGTAAGCATTATAAAATGCGCTTATATTGACAAGGAAAGCCCTATAATAACCAAATAAATTAATGAAATCATAAGTTTAAGCCTATTTTATCTAACACAGATAACTCCAAAAAAGTTTTATCGGACACCAATAATATCAGCTATCATTTATGCGCAACAGAGTCACAATTCAGTCCTTTAAGGTATACGAAAACAACCCGCTACCATTGCTGGTAACGGGCTGTTATATATAATAAGGTGTAAAACCTTAGTTCTGACTATCTATTGATTAAGCCTCAACTGGATCCTCTGCAAGTTCCTTTGAATGCTTCTCAATCTTCTTACCCAATACGAGGTAAGCAACAGGAGATGCAATGAAGATTGAACTCAAAGTACCGATAATAATACCGATAATCATTGCAAATGAGAAACTACGGATGCTATCACCACCGAGGATGAAGATAGACACGAGCACGATCAATGTTGATACAGATGTATTGATAGTACGTGAGAGGGTCTGGTTGATAGAATCATTGAAGATCTTTTGGATATCAGCCTTTGCAAGATTATGCTTATGCTTACCCAAGTTCTCACGGATACGGTCGTAAACAACCACGGTATCGTTGATATCATAACCGATTACGGTCAAGATAGCACCGATGAAGGTCTGGTCTATCTCAAGTGAGAAACCAATCCAACCATAGCACAACGAGAAGCAACCGATAACGATTGTGGTATCGAGAACCAAACCAACGATTGAACCAACAGAGAAACCAATGTTGCGGAAACGCAAGAGGATATACAAGAAGATGAAGAAGATAGCCAACAATACGCTCATGATAGCATTATAAGTAATGCTCTTAGCGATTGAAGGACCAACCTTTGCACTCTGAATAATAGAGCCACCCTCACGAATATCTGGGTTCTTGAAGTTCTGTACACTTGCCTGACTAACAAAGCCACCCTTCTTCAATGCATTGTAAAGGATTGTCTCAGCCTTGTCATCCTCAGCAGGATTGTTAGAATCAATATTGTAGTTGGTTGATACACGAACAGTCTTACCATCTGTACCCAATGCAATAACAGTTGTTGTAGCAGGCTTACCTGCATTCTCACCAACAGTATTTACGAAGGCTCCTTGCATCACTTTACGAACGTCCTCTACA
Protein-coding regions in this window:
- a CDS encoding Fic family protein — protein: MNESRDILQYLHYHPLSSRGDISTGTAFKGSDATLKRMITAGIKAGDIVAEGKARATRYRLSPQAQLLMPLNLDTYFALEVDKRQVQRSYNFELINGLLTETRLFSDKEQAHLDALQDEFRQHVNELTDNEYRKEMERLGIDLSWKSSQIEGNTYTLLETERLLRESKTAEGKSKEEAVMLLNHKDALSFVLDNPDYLQELTVSHIEDIHQLLTKDLSIDKGLRRHRVGITGTNYHPLDNEFQIREAMREACELINSKSNIFEKALLTLVLLSYIQPFSDGNKRTARITSNAILIANDYCPLSFRSVDSIDYKKAMLIFYEQNSLYAFKQIFMEQFEFAVKEYF
- a CDS encoding ABC transporter ATP-binding protein, coding for MVINLSQLSVGYSLSHPVISDINLELRSGQLACLIGENGIGKSTLLKTLTGFLPKLKGSLLLGNRDIGSFSQRELARQVSIVLTQKPDVQNLTIEEIIGLGRSPYTGFFGRLRAEDRKVVDDAIATMGIENLRGRMIQTLSDGERQKVMIAKALAQETPIILLDEPTAFLDFPSKAETFQSLQRMAHERDKLILLSTHDLELAVRFADSLLEVKKGTLQAVSASEVKASIRAIIDS
- a CDS encoding pyridoxamine kinase encodes the protein MSKKHILLVNDIAGYGKVATAAMLPILSYLGHPVYNLPTALVSNTLDYGKFNILETTDYIKGVFPVWKELGFSFDAIATGFIASERQAKLVADYCREQAERGTTIFVDPIMGDEGKLYNGVTAATINSMREMISVADLTFPNYTEACYLTSSKYDEKGVSFEEAKRLLDGLRLIGTKSAMITSILVDGTPSVVGYNHATDKYFTLPYTEIPVHFPGTGDIFSAILIGHLLDGEELIPSTQKAIDGVYKLIDLNKDNKDKNRGIPLEKYLGVL
- a CDS encoding putative transporter — its product is MDWINGLFAIPSALQAVVVLSLVCTVGLGLGKIRVAGISLGIAFVFFFGIAAGSFGLQVDEQMLNYCETFGLVIFVYTLGLSVGPTFFGSFRHEGTLFNLWSLGVIFLGTIMSVVLSYAMNVPMSSMVGILCGATTNTPALGAAQQALQHAGHSGGPAALATAVTYPLGVVGVIFAMIFLRKFFVKPSDLVVHSGAEDDHTYIGQFVVLNPAVNGKTIAEIAKGTHRKFIISRIWRGDEVIVPMSTTVLQANDNLLVASKREEVPAMEILFGKQVNRDLNKEQVDWNHLDTKVESRVIILSNGVLNGKKLGQLHLRDAYNVNVSRVIRADIKLLATQDLVLRYGDRLTLVGQPEAIDHAETFLGNSVKTLNEPNLAVIFLGMLLGLALGTIPLNIPGMDSPIRLGIAGGPIIMGILAGAFGPRLHFIAYTTRSASLMLRKLGLSLYLACLGLDAGKDFLDTVVRPEGLLWIGLGFALTVVPVVIVGLIALRLKKFDFGTICGILCGSMANPMALGYANDTVKGETSNISYASVYPLGMFARVIIAQILVMFFV